Genomic DNA from Lactuca sativa cultivar Salinas chromosome 8, Lsat_Salinas_v11, whole genome shotgun sequence:
tatgtgattcacatgtaaattacatgtgatttacatgtgaattacatgtgatttacatgcaATTCAGTtatgattcatatgtgattcacatgtgatttacatgtgactcacttgtgatttacatatgaatcacatgtaattcatatgttattcacttgtgatttacgtATGAATGTGATTCAtacgtgaattacatgtgaatcacatctaattcatatgtgatttttatttgatttacatgtgaatcacatacgattcacatgtgaatcacatacttCAAACACTATAATCCATATGCAGTACATTCTAATTTAATCACGAATAAAAactatatcttttttttttcggGACCCGCACTCTGTCAAATCCTCTCATCTGTTAAAAACTAGAAAAAGCTGATTTTAATGAAAAAAACAAACCATGATCGATCTTGcatttgtattttctttaagtATTCACTTGCACATGTGAGGAAACCTTCTATTTCTTTTCTTCTATGTTATGAGTATAACTTTTTAAACAAAACTAGTGCTTGCATTGCTGATGATGTGCACTCAACATACCTAGTCAAGACATTTTGTAAGTCCCTTGAGagggtaaaatggccatttatGTCTTTGTTCATACAACACTTCTTGTAGAGAGACATAGTAAATTAAAAGAAGATATTGAAATGGTGTGACATCTCCTaatttctcagccagaaaagaccgatttaatttatgttttttaaataaaatcagagaaatccttttaaaagatgttgcgtaATTGGTCCTCAAAACAAAacttgataaaagtttatcaaaacctttctttaagaaatgtatagtttcatttcatatcaaaacatcgggatgtcatgttccgatacagatcaaaagcataaacaagacattataagccttacaacagttatttacaactactggcctataatccaaaaatctctcatcatcctccgactatgctccgGGTCCACAACCTGTAATAataaaaagttgagtgggtcaggcttgggagcctggtgagcatatagggttttcaacccacaataataataaacttattaagttcaccaatcaacaataactctgattacccattcccgttgtcctcactttacgtccctaaacacctatcacaaggaacctagcctaaggaatatcatcgggatggacactactgctaaggggtctcctcagccatacatgtcctaaatgTAACCATGAGGGGGATTGGAGTACGCTAATGAACATTtagttcatcaacacctacaagttgcgaacctgctagtgtgcCACTGGACTATCAAGAAAagtctatggtcgtcatctatactctgctagacgactacaacaacaacatcgaggcctctcaccattttaacacacatcaactattttgtctacccatgttctacccaacatatttgtagataaaatacatatacagtttaaaacttgtatgaaACATCtgttcaacagtcacctcaaataaacacttaatataattacacatagcacgtattttatagaaaatacttcatatctaggtgtaagatgaaagtgactacacactcacattaTTAGATGATAATCGGGCACCagttcgtttcctaaaacgatcgtttctaataaaaccgggagttttattgagaaaccgggctctgtgaAGGTTGGGCTTtgaaaccaaaaagataaatttctcgggcTTCTTGGGCACATCAAGGCGCATTTCAGGTGTttggtataataccggggctttgggggagtTGGAATGGAAGAAATATCAGTTTAGGGGTGTAAAATGGCAATTTTCCAAATTatccccgggaggtctcgcacctttctatttatagggacgaggcttctgatcggacggctggaAAGAAGCCACGCGGCAGTAGATCCGAAGGGGGCAGCACATGGCTCGCACGTGCGAGCCCTCGCTGCTGATCGCTGATTGGACCAAAGTGTAGGTCCGAGGGTCGGACCCGAAGCAGGAGGAAAGGGAGACAGCTGGTGCGAAGGTCGGACACGCGACAGGCATTGCGAGGCTCGGACTAGGCTGCACACGCGTCACTCCTCGGATGCGCCACGACTTCGGATGACTTAGCAGATTTCGGACACGTGGCATGatttaagcgagggtgacgtggccgaagtccACGTATGCGAAATTCCTCGATTTTGgtaaattttctcgattttcgcgtcAAAacatctaaaatccataactttcgcatacgagctccgtttttgactttctttatatgcacgcgtaggtaaaattacgctctataacttccgtttagacttcctcggctaattttgaatttaatttttatattattatttttaacagaccgggacaggaaatcccataaaaattcataacttcttcatccgacgtccattttcgtctgtctttttaccgttgtgctattattgacgagaccttcgtttctcgtttaggttgtgtcggctaaaaatcactcgatctaaaattcaagtttttagttgtctactgttaagctgaaacttcgaaaaatcataacttcctcatacgaagtcagatttgggcgttctttttatacatattctcggtttaacgagcattacgactttcgtttagatcactaaggctaaaaagtagtttatcaaaaactcactttttacgacattcggcaccgtgccggttttgtcgtgaaacttcgacaggtcatagcttcttcattataactcggattttggtattctttatatatccataatccttgtcacgaccactacaaattTATTAATAGATATCGGTCTTATCTAATCTTTTTTTTTGACGCtcaattttattcttaattaattaaaccctaataattaagcataaaacacataattcacataatattcacataattccttttcattttttcaaaatgagttacaaaggttaatctAGACTATCACATCAATagtaatgcctagcctagaaacacgggcattacaaatGGTAAGTTATTTAGGAATCTTACTCGTGTTCAATGACAATGTCAGCAAAGAACTCTGTAGGATTGACAATCTATGATggagtataaaatataaatatcaattctttttaacctaacaaactttttttttttaaatttactaAAATACCTTCAACCATTCTGATGATCATGCTGGTTCCCATGATGCTACCCCACCATATTTGCTCTGTAATATTATGATCACAATCAAGTTAAATTGTTTAGAAATTAAATTAGAATGTCTATTGAGGAATCCAAGTATTTGTGTTCATTTTTATTTTAGGCATGATCATCAAACACTAGCTATATACAGTTAATTAGATAAGATTATGAGCATAATTAAATCAGTAGAATATGGGatacatgcaaaaaaaaaatagtgtttTAATGGAGCGCTTATTTGATAAAACCATTATACTTGACCAAAATAGAAAATCTTGCATAATAAAAAGGGCTCTATAATAAAATCAATTATAATgaatcttaaaaaaaataatccaaaaaaagGCTCTTGAATACTGCACAATAAAAAGGATAATAAATTAAATTACCATAAAAAGATATttttaccttaattaataattacaaAGTGGGATAAAATCATACTTGCTCTTCTTGAAATATTTTTATCTGATTTGAGATCTTTTGGAGGGGGAGAAATAATATATGCCAACAATCCATTTACATCATGAATCAGAAACTTTTTTGCTGACGTAGCAACATGAGTTTTCATGATTTGGATTCCATTAAGGTAGGAATAATCAATGAGGATTTGTATGCTACCAATGATGAGTTTTTTAGAAAGAGATTTAGTGATAATTGTATCCATTTGTGTAGGAAGATCTTGAATTGCTTAAGTATTATCATTGGGATTCAAAATTACACATTTACCCTTTGCTTTTCTCCTTTTTCTCTCTCTTGATGCTTCATGGCTTGCAGTGTTAGCAACATTGGTAAGTTGACTGAGATCTGTGTACTTTTCTACTTTTtctgactattttacccttgagaATATTTGAGTAACTTTCTGCTTTTAGCACCATTGGTTGTATCTTCTTGATGGatattcaaattgtgagattATAATTTTGTTCCTTTTTTCATCAATTTCTGTATCGTCTTCTTCTTGTTCTTACCTCTGAAGATTTCCAGTAGCTTATCTTATGAAACCTGATTCTAAGCTTCCACCTCACTTTTGAATTGATTCCTCTTTTTGTGATTTATTAACAAAAGACTGAACAATATTAAACAACAAAATCAATACTAAGATGCGCACAGATGATAACAAAGAACCCTAATTTCACATTTCAACGATAATCAATCACAATATCATCGATCACAGAAATTCATCACCTTCTTCATTTCTCCTTCCATTGCAATAACAATTGCGTTTAATGTTGATTGTCAAACAGAGTGATTTCAGCTACGAATCAGAGacaaattttaataaaattttacgTTAACATCAACAAAGAACTTTACGCTCCATAAAAATCGACGGAAGATAAACAAAATCGATGACGAAATCAAGCTAAACACATAGTGTCATAGTTGAAACGAATAAATCTTAACATCAATTTAAAATCTTAGCTTCCGCATGCACAAAGAGTGGAATTTACAATGATTTTTTCTACCTAAAAATATACCTAACTAGCTTATACATCGTTCGGAGTGAAAATCATCGGAAAGACGGAAACGAATATGAAAAGCAAAACAGAATATCACAGATAAACATCACATAAACGATAACATGAAACAAAATGATAATTATCGGCGATTACAATGGAAATGCAGAGATTGAAGGAAGAGAATTCATACCTCTCGATGTGTAGATGCAAAAACTCTTCGTCTTCGTCAACCTTTGTAGTCTGCGAACATATGTTTAAATGAATCTCCTTGTCAATTATATAAAATTCTTTCCAGGCATTTACACCTCCTAAAAATTTTATTGGAAACAGGGGATGTCAATGGAGAAAGAGGAGAGACGATGAAGAAGGTAACCGATCGATGACGTGATGATTACTGTACGCGACCATAGATTTCAGACCATGGTGTTGGATTTCGTCAAACAATCAACGATGAAGTTGTGAAGGAAAAGGCAATCAAGGGATTAGAGAGAGAAAATCTGAATTTGGGGGAATATCAAGGTGAGAGAGAAGGGGGTTGGTGAGGACCACGATGGTTTTGGGGTAGTAATCTGTAGGTTACCTATCTTTAAGGATAGAACATTTTTCTACCGAGTTTAATCTCATGATTATTTTTAAGACTTCTCGGAGTGGTGCGGTAGGAGACCGCACTTTGGTGCCACATCAGCAGGGAACACCGCCCCCAGGGTGCGGTTTCCTGCCATTGAGACCGCAGTGTGGCCCTTGAAGACCGCGGTATTTGATTGGTTGGTCATATTCTTGACCGTTGAACGCAATTtcccctttttttttctttttttttttctttccttcctatatatatacacatatcaaaCTCAATTTTTTTCACAATACAATCTTCTCTctctcaaatttttttttttttaaatcaccaCTCTCCAAAAAatgtcatcttcttcatcttctgaagaATTTCAAACTATTTTTGATACCGCTATTGCGTGTGTTCAAATGGCGGAACAAACATACAACGTTGTATGTAACAACGCAGCTGCAAGTTCTCAACAGAGAACACGAAGATACATTTACAGAAATCGTGAAGAAGCCAACCAACGTTTGGTGCAAGACTATTTTGCAGAGAATGCCACTTACCAAGGGTATTATTTTCGTAGGCGCTTCAGAATGCTCAAAGGTTTATTCGAACGTATAGTTGAAGATGTAACGAGGGAGTGCAGTTTTTTCCAACAACGCTACGATGCTAGAGGTACACCCGGTTTCACTCCGTTACAAAAATGCACGGCCGCACTTCGTCAGTTAGCATATGGCATTCCGCCTGATGCGTTAGACGAAAGTTTTAGGATGTCTGCTAGGACAGCACGAGACAGTCTCCATTTTTTCTGCAAAACTGTCATTCAGTTTTATGGTCCAAAATATTTACGTAAGCCTACACGTAATGACATCTTGCAATTGCAAGCTCATCATGCTAGTGTGCATGGGTTTCCTGGAATGCTAGGAAGCTTAGATTGTCTCCATTGGGCATGGGAAAATTGCCCTACAGCATATCATGGGCAATTTACACGAGGTGATCATGGTCACCCAACGGTGGTACTTGAAGCAGTTGCATCACAAGATATGTGGATTTGGCATGCTTTTTTTGGTTCTCCTGGTTCGATTAACGACATCAACGTTCTTAACCGTTCACCAATATTTAACAACATATACGATGGATCCGCACCAGATTCTTCTTTTCAAGTGCATGGAACGCCATATAAGTATGGTTATTATCTGGTCGATGGAATCTATCCTGAGTATGCTGTGTTTGTTAAGTCGTTTTCAGCTCCACATGGTTCTAGACGAAAGAAATTCAAGAGAGCTCAAGAAAGAGCTAGGAAGGATGTTGAGCGTGCTTTTGGAGCTCTGAAGAAACGATGGTTCATACTGAAAAAACCAGCAGCTTATTTGGGCGAGGAAAAACTTCAAGAAATCATGTATACGTGTATTATATTGCATAACATGATTATCGAAGACGAAGGAAGAGCGATATGTGTGTTTGACGAGGAAGAAATAATACCAGAGATACAGCCAATAGAAATTGGTGGCGAAGAGTATATAAACAGAAGAGCAG
This window encodes:
- the LOC111911183 gene encoding protein ALP1-like, which gives rise to MSSSSSSEEFQTIFDTAIACVQMAEQTYNVVCNNAAASSQQRTRRYIYRNREEANQRLVQDYFAENATYQGYYFRRRFRMLKGLFERIVEDVTRECSFFQQRYDARGTPGFTPLQKCTAALRQLAYGIPPDALDESFRMSARTARDSLHFFCKTVIQFYGPKYLRKPTRNDILQLQAHHASVHGFPGMLGSLDCLHWAWENCPTAYHGQFTRGDHGHPTVVLEAVASQDMWIWHAFFGSPGSINDINVLNRSPIFNNIYDGSAPDSSFQVHGTPYKYGYYLVDGIYPEYAVFVKSFSAPHGSRRKKFKRAQERARKDVERAFGALKKRWFILKKPAAYLGEEKLQEIMYTCIILHNMIIEDEGRAICVFDEEEIIPEIQPIEIGGEEYINRRAEIRCNETFHNLRNDLVEHIYGVQNINLNLDPPDDPKDEFSENDFM